A genome region from Triticum aestivum cultivar Chinese Spring chromosome 2B, IWGSC CS RefSeq v2.1, whole genome shotgun sequence includes the following:
- the LOC123042161 gene encoding acetylserotonin O-methyltransferase 3: MAALVQLEDKLAMSSDELLEAQLELYHHGLAFVKSLALKAAIDLGIPDAIHSRGGGGATPSELATDIGIHPTKLPNLRRLMRVLTTSGVFSVSGSGDAACYKLTRVSRLLVSGGLSPMVVGFLYPHYVAALSDMREWFTDEQATAVSLFEVANGRTLWEMAASDPTTGTAFQAAMDADSRFTVKNLLTECGASVLRAVRGSLVDVGGGHGATAAAVASAFPHLKCSVLDLPHVVASAPAHESVTFVAGDMFEYIPPADVVLLKWILHDWKDGDCVKILRRCKEAIPSRDAGGKVIIIDAVVGSARSSQGIISKETEVLFDVYIMNINGIEREDHEWKKIFFEAGFTDYKITPTKGLRQIIELYP, from the exons ATGGCAGCGCTCGTCCAACTAGAAGACAAGCTCGCCATGAGCAGCGACGAGTTGCTCGAAGCTCAGTTGGAGCTGTACCACCACGGCCTCGCCTTCGTCAAGTCGCTGGCGCTCAAGGCCGCCATCGACCTCGGCATCCCCGATGCCATCCACAGCCGCGGCGGGGGTGGCGCCACCCCTTCCGAGCTCGCCACGGACATCGGCATCCACCCAACGAAGCTCCCCAACCTTCGCCGGCTCATGCGAGTGCTTACCACCTCCGGTGTCTTCTCTGTCTCTGGCTCCGGCGACGCCGCATGCTACAAGCTCACCCGCGTGTCTCGTCTCCTCGTCTCGGGCGGCCTGTCCCCCATGGTGGTAGGGTTCCTTTACCCGCACTATGTGGCGGCGCTCTCAGACATGCGCGAGTGGTTCACCGACGAGCAGGCGACGGCCGTGTCGCTCTTCGAGGTGGCAAATGGGCGCACGTTGTGGGAGATGGCGGCGTCGGACCCCACGACCGGCACCGCCTTCCAAGCTGCCATGGACGCCGACAGCCGCTTTACAGTGAAGAACCTCCTCACGGAGTGCGGAGCAAGCGTGTTAAGGGCCGTGAGGGGCTCGCTAGTGGAcgtcggcggcggccatggtgCCACGGCGGCCGCCGTCGCAAGTGCGTTCCCACATCTCAAGTGCAGCGTGCTGGATCTCCCTCACGTCGTCGCTTCTGCTCCGGCCCATGAAAGCGTGACATTCGTCGCCGGCGATATGTTTGAGTACATCCCACCCGCCGACGTTGTTCTACTCAAG TGGATTCTGCATGACTGGAAAGATGGAGATTGTGTGAAGATATTGCGACGATGCAAGGAAGCAATCCCATCAAGGGACGCAGGAGGAAAGGTGATAATCATCGATGCTGTGGTTGGGTCAGCAAGGTCATCGCAGGGAATCATCTCCAAAGAGACTGAGGTTTTGTTCGACGTCTACATCATGAACATCAATGGAATTGAGCGAGAGGACCACGAGTGGAAGAAGATTTTCTTTGAAGCCGGATTCACTGACTATAAGATTACACCAACCAAGGGGCTTCGACAAATTATTGAACTCTATCCATGA